GCGCAAATAGCGCACGACCATGAACCTCTACGAACAACAGCGCGCCAACATTCGTAATACCTGGAACGTTGTCACTGTATTTATCATTCTCTATCTCTTCATCGGGATAGGATTCGACTATTTCTACCTGGGATTTTCTCCTTGGGCAGGTGCTGCTTCTACGAATTCGAGCGATGCCGAGACAGTGGCTTCGTTCCCATGGGCAAGCGCCATCGCGCTTTTTATTGCCGGCGGACAGACATGGTGGGGCATGCGCTTCGGAGATCAGGCAGTGCTCAAGGCATCTGGCGCGAAGCTGGTCGATTTCAGCACGACCGACCCCAACGAGCGCCAACTCCTGAACGTAGTAGAGGAAATGAAGATCGCCTCCGGCCTGCCTATGCCCAAGGTGTACATCATTCCTGATTCCGATCCCAATGCATTCGCCACCGGACAGGATCCCGATCATGCCTCCGTGGCCGCCACTCGCGGGTTAATTGAAAAGCTAAACCGGGAGGAGCTACAAGCAGTGATGGCCCACGAGATGAGTCACATCCGCAATCTCGACATAAAATTGATGACCACGGTTGCGGCACTGGTGGGCGCTCTGGCGTTGTTGAGCGACTGGGCTGGCCGCTCCATGCGCTTCGGTGGTGGAAGCAACAGCAAACGGGAATCAAAAGGTGGCGGAGGAGGTGCCGCGCTGCTTTTCGGAATATGGCTGCTTGCGGTGATCCTGGCACCGTTTCTGGCGCAGATGCTGGCCATGGCCATCTCTCGTGAACGTGAGTACCTGGCCGACGCCAGCGGCGCGGAACTATCACGAAACCCCGGCGCTCTTGCCTCCGCGCTCAAAAAAATTGAGATGGAGTTCTCCCCCACCAAATCCATTCATCGCGGCACCGCACATCTGTGTATCGCCGACCCACTTGGTCGAAAAATGGATTTACGCGAAGGCTTCTTTGCCGATATGTTTGCCACTCATCCGCCCATGTTCAAGCGCATCAGCAAACTCACCCAGATGAGCTACGGCAGCCACGCCTCGACCGCATCTCACATCCGGCCTACCAGCATAGCCAGCTAGTCTGAAGTTACCTTACGCCAACGCTCAATCTCGCCACAAATCGGCTGACACATAACATTTCCCCATGCTACGATGGGCTTGTCTCCAATTCATTGAGTGTTTGATTGGTGGGGCAATGAGAACACTGCTTCTGAATCCTCCATCCTTTGAAAACTTTGACGGCGGAGCCTCCTCGCGCTGGCCAGCTACGCGGGAGATTCGTTCATTCTGGTACCCGGTGTGGCTAACCTATCCGGCAGGCATGATTCCCGACAGCAAGCTGGTCGATGCCCCTCCGCACGACATCACGGTCGAACAAACTATCCAGATGGCACGCGATTTCGATTTTCTGGTTCTATTCACCAGCACGCCCGGATTCCAAAGCGATATTCGCCTGGCTCAGGCGATGAAGGAAACCAATCCCAGTCTCAAGATTAGCTTTGTTGGACCACACGTTACGACACTGCCGGTCGAGAGCCTGAATGCATCACCGGCAATCGATTTCGTCTGCCGCAAGGAGTTCGACCACTCCGTAACTGAATTCGCCGCTGGAAAACCGCTTGCCGAGATCGCCGGGATCAGCTATCGCGCCAACAGCCAGATTGTTCATAACCCGGACCGCGAGCAAATACAAAATCTGGATATCTTGCCTCATGCTGTGGACATCTACAAGCGCGATCTTGATATCACCCGCTACAACGTGCCGTTCCTGCTGCACCCATTTCTTTCGTTCTACACGGAGCGCGGCTGCCCCGCCCTGTGCACCTTTTGCCTCTGGCCACAAACTCTGAGCGGACATCCATGGCGCACGCGCAGCAGCGATGACGTGGCGTCGGAAGTCAGCAAAGCTCTAAATTACTATCCGAATCTGAAGGAAATATTCTTCGACGACGACACGTTCAATATTCGTAAATCCCGTGTGGTGGAACTTTGCGCTAAGTTAAAGCCGTTGAATTTCACATGGTCCTGCACCTCCCGTGTTACCACTGATTACGAAACGCTGAAGGCCATGAAGGATTCGGGTTGCCGTCTGCTCATCGTGGGCTACGAGTCCGGCGATCCGCAGATTCTGAAGAACATCAAGAAAGGCGCCACGGTCGAACAGGCCATAGAGTTTACAAAGAACTGCAAGAAGCTGGGCCTGGTAATTCATGGCGACTTCATCGTCGGCCTGCCCGGGGAGACCCCGGAGACGATTCGCCGCACGATTGATTTCGCCAAGCGCCTGGACTGCGAGACGATTCAGGTCTCCGTCGCCCACCCCTATCCGGGAACGGAGTTCTACGATTACGTCATCAAGAATAATTTCATTACGGAAGGGAGCATGACGGACGAACAGGGCCATCAACTCCCTAACATCCAGTATCCCACGTTGAGCGACACGGACATGCTGGAAGCCGTCGAGCAATTCTATGGCGAGTACTTCTTCCGCCCGAGCGTGATCTGGCGCATCGTCAGGAAGGCCATTTTCAATAACGACGAGCGCAAACGGCTTTACGGCGAGGCGCGACAATATCTGGAACTGCGCGCAAAGCGCAAAAAGACCGTCGCCACGGCTCGCGCCAAAGAGGCAGCGCCTCCGCTGGCGGGATCGGAAGCCCAGTAATTCATAGCGATCCAGCATGAAGACTGCCGCGGTCCTCACCGTCGCCATCCTGGCCAACTCTTTCGGGAACGTATTCCTAACCATGGGCATGCGGGAGATCAGCCCCGCATCCGCGCCTGATGCTTCCTGGTTGGGGCACACTGCCGCGCATGTGGTAACCAATCCGTGGATGATCGCTGGCGTTCTGTTGCTGATCGTATTT
The genomic region above belongs to Acidobacteriota bacterium and contains:
- the hpnJ gene encoding hopanoid biosynthesis associated radical SAM protein HpnJ, with protein sequence MRTLLLNPPSFENFDGGASSRWPATREIRSFWYPVWLTYPAGMIPDSKLVDAPPHDITVEQTIQMARDFDFLVLFTSTPGFQSDIRLAQAMKETNPSLKISFVGPHVTTLPVESLNASPAIDFVCRKEFDHSVTEFAAGKPLAEIAGISYRANSQIVHNPDREQIQNLDILPHAVDIYKRDLDITRYNVPFLLHPFLSFYTERGCPALCTFCLWPQTLSGHPWRTRSSDDVASEVSKALNYYPNLKEIFFDDDTFNIRKSRVVELCAKLKPLNFTWSCTSRVTTDYETLKAMKDSGCRLLIVGYESGDPQILKNIKKGATVEQAIEFTKNCKKLGLVIHGDFIVGLPGETPETIRRTIDFAKRLDCETIQVSVAHPYPGTEFYDYVIKNNFITEGSMTDEQGHQLPNIQYPTLSDTDMLEAVEQFYGEYFFRPSVIWRIVRKAIFNNDERKRLYGEARQYLELRAKRKKTVATARAKEAAPPLAGSEAQ